The Bradyrhizobium ottawaense genome window below encodes:
- a CDS encoding 2-oxoacid:acceptor oxidoreductase subunit alpha, with product MPDKKPISSVNDFVVRFANVNGSGSASANEMFARAILRHGVPVSPRNIFPSNIQGLPTWYEVRVTEDGHLGARGGVDMMVAMNPQTWDKDVAGIEPGGYLFYDSTKPMPSTKFRDDITVIGVPLTAITNSTYTDPRQRQLFKNIIYLGALSALLDMDPKLIEQLIGEQYKGKEKLLSSNVHALHLGRDWALQNLKCPIGLRVKKSDKVGDRIFIEGNSAAALGAVYGGATVCAWYPITPSSSVAEAFTAHCKKYRHDPETGKAKYAIVQGEDELASIGIVIGASWNGARAFTATSGPGISLMTEFIGLSYFAEIPAVIMNIQRAGPSTGMPTRTQQCDIIACAYASHGDTKHVLLFPEDPAEAFEFAAAAFDLAERIQTTIFLMLDLDIGMNHRLCRPLKWDDARQYDRGKVMTEEMLEEGRDFGRYLDVDGDGIPYRTYPGTHPTKGSYFTRGTSRDRYARYSEEGSVYADNMQRLMRKFETAQDLVPRPLQANAERPTKYGVIYFGSTSPAMDEAIGLLEARGHQLDRLRIRAFPFHSSVASFLAEHDFVYVVEQNRDSQLRQLIVNENGIDPVRLVPIVHYDGSPITARFIAKAIGDHQDHLKVTPLRKAVS from the coding sequence ATGCCCGACAAAAAGCCGATCAGCAGCGTAAACGACTTCGTCGTCCGCTTCGCCAACGTCAACGGCTCGGGCTCGGCCAGCGCCAACGAGATGTTCGCGCGCGCGATCCTGCGGCACGGCGTCCCGGTGTCCCCACGCAACATCTTCCCCTCCAACATCCAGGGCCTGCCGACCTGGTACGAGGTGCGGGTGACCGAGGACGGCCATCTCGGCGCCCGCGGCGGCGTCGACATGATGGTGGCGATGAACCCGCAGACCTGGGACAAGGACGTGGCCGGCATCGAGCCCGGCGGCTATCTGTTCTACGATTCCACCAAGCCGATGCCGTCGACCAAATTCCGCGACGATATCACCGTAATCGGCGTGCCGCTCACCGCCATCACCAACTCGACCTACACCGATCCGCGCCAGCGCCAGCTGTTCAAGAACATCATCTACCTCGGCGCGCTCTCGGCGCTGCTCGACATGGACCCGAAGCTGATCGAGCAGCTGATCGGCGAGCAATACAAGGGCAAGGAAAAGCTGCTCTCCTCCAACGTCCATGCGCTGCATTTGGGGCGCGACTGGGCGCTGCAGAATTTGAAATGCCCGATTGGCCTCAGGGTGAAAAAGTCGGACAAGGTCGGCGACCGCATCTTCATCGAGGGCAACAGCGCCGCCGCGCTCGGCGCCGTCTATGGCGGCGCCACGGTATGCGCGTGGTATCCGATCACGCCGTCCTCCTCGGTGGCCGAAGCCTTCACCGCGCACTGCAAGAAATACCGGCACGATCCTGAGACCGGCAAGGCGAAATACGCCATCGTCCAGGGTGAGGACGAACTGGCCTCGATCGGCATCGTCATCGGCGCGTCCTGGAACGGCGCCCGCGCCTTCACCGCGACGTCGGGCCCCGGCATCTCCCTGATGACCGAGTTCATCGGCCTCTCATACTTCGCCGAGATCCCGGCCGTGATCATGAACATCCAGCGCGCCGGCCCCTCGACGGGCATGCCGACCCGCACCCAGCAATGCGACATCATCGCCTGCGCCTATGCTTCGCACGGCGACACCAAGCATGTGCTGCTGTTCCCCGAGGATCCCGCCGAGGCCTTCGAATTCGCGGCCGCCGCGTTCGATCTCGCCGAGCGTATCCAGACCACGATCTTCCTGATGCTCGACCTCGATATCGGCATGAACCACCGGCTCTGCCGCCCGCTGAAATGGGACGACGCAAGGCAATACGACCGCGGCAAGGTGATGACCGAGGAGATGCTGGAAGAGGGGCGCGACTTCGGCCGCTATCTCGACGTCGACGGCGATGGCATCCCCTACCGCACCTATCCCGGCACGCACCCGACCAAGGGCTCCTATTTCACCCGCGGCACCTCGCGGGACCGCTATGCGCGCTACTCCGAGGAAGGCTCGGTCTACGCCGACAACATGCAGCGCCTGATGCGCAAGTTCGAGACCGCGCAGGACCTGGTGCCGCGACCGCTGCAGGCCAATGCGGAACGGCCGACCAAATACGGCGTGATCTATTTCGGCTCGACCTCACCGGCGATGGACGAGGCGATCGGCCTTTTGGAAGCGCGCGGGCATCAGCTCGACCGCCTGCGCATCCGCGCCTTCCCGTTCCATTCGAGCGTGGCGAGCTTCCTCGCCGAGCACGATTTCGTCTACGTCGTCGAGCAGAACCGCGACAGCCAGCTCCGCCAGCTGATCGTCAACGAGAACGGCATCGACCCGGTGCGCCTCGTGCCGATCGTGCACTATGACGGCTCGCCGATCACCGCCCGTTTCATCGCAAAAGCCATTGGCGACCACCAGGATCACCTCAAGGTGACCCCGCTCCGCAAGGCCGTGTCATGA
- the pip gene encoding prolyl aminopeptidase produces the protein MGPDADAGTAARRADPFAPLTSDMLDVGDGHELYVESVGRSDGIPAVYLHGGPGSGCQPDHRRLFDPDRFCAVLFDQRGCGRSRPKGSREHNTTEHLIADMEMIRDKFGFERWMVVGGSWGATLALAYAQAHPERISGIALRATFLGTRAEVETAFTVRLPQFYPALYEDFLSVLPPGERARPVEAYYRRILDADPAIHGPAARAWHDTERALSEHKVAKTRLDLASLNVWRTLPATPFMEAHYFINNSFMNQDQLLRNADRLAGIPGIIVQGRYDLLCPPETSHTLAKVWPGSEIRLVEEAGHSLYDAGVRDAVMKSIADLASKAAR, from the coding sequence ATGGGGCCTGACGCCGACGCAGGCACAGCCGCGAGGCGCGCCGATCCGTTTGCGCCGCTGACCTCCGACATGCTCGACGTCGGCGACGGCCATGAGCTCTATGTCGAGAGCGTCGGTCGCAGCGACGGCATTCCCGCGGTCTACCTGCACGGCGGGCCCGGCAGCGGATGCCAGCCCGATCATCGCCGGTTGTTCGACCCTGATCGCTTCTGCGCCGTGCTGTTCGACCAGCGCGGCTGCGGCCGCAGCCGGCCCAAGGGATCGCGCGAGCACAACACCACGGAACATCTGATCGCGGACATGGAGATGATCCGCGACAAGTTCGGCTTCGAACGCTGGATGGTCGTCGGCGGCTCCTGGGGCGCGACGCTGGCGCTGGCGTACGCGCAGGCCCATCCGGAGCGCATCTCCGGCATTGCGCTCCGCGCGACCTTCCTGGGCACGCGGGCAGAGGTCGAGACGGCCTTCACGGTGCGCCTGCCGCAATTCTATCCCGCGCTCTACGAGGATTTTCTGAGCGTGCTGCCGCCCGGGGAACGCGCGCGCCCGGTGGAAGCCTATTATCGCCGCATCCTCGATGCCGATCCGGCCATTCACGGACCTGCGGCCCGCGCCTGGCACGATACCGAGCGAGCCCTGTCGGAGCACAAGGTGGCGAAGACGCGGCTGGACCTGGCGTCACTGAACGTGTGGCGCACGCTGCCGGCGACGCCGTTCATGGAGGCACATTATTTCATCAACAACTCCTTCATGAACCAAGACCAGCTGCTGCGGAACGCGGACCGGCTCGCCGGCATTCCCGGCATTATCGTGCAGGGCCGCTACGACCTGTTGTGCCCTCCTGAGACATCACACACGCTCGCGAAAGTTTGGCCGGGTTCCGAGATTCGCCTCGTGGAAGAAGCCGGACATTCGCTCTATGATGCCGGCGTGAGGGATGCGGTGATGAAGTCGATTGCCGACCTTGCGTCGAAGGCCGCGCGCTAA
- a CDS encoding ArsR/SmtB family transcription factor produces the protein MSLAPDLLFRTLADPTRRAIFERLCREGEQTVGALTVRSGVSQPAVSKHLGALKLAGLVRDRHEGRQTHYSAQPGALDPLLDWTSQMTGFWQRRLDALDDLLKRMDQ, from the coding sequence ATGTCCCTCGCCCCCGACCTCCTGTTCCGGACGCTCGCCGACCCCACAAGGCGAGCGATCTTCGAGCGGCTGTGCCGCGAGGGGGAGCAGACGGTCGGGGCCCTGACCGTGAGATCCGGCGTTTCCCAGCCGGCAGTCTCAAAACATCTCGGCGCGTTGAAGCTGGCCGGCCTGGTGCGCGACCGCCATGAGGGACGGCAGACCCATTACAGCGCGCAGCCCGGCGCACTCGATCCGCTGCTCGACTGGACCAGCCAGATGACCGGATTCTGGCAGAGGCGGCTCGACGCACTCGACGATCTCCTGAAGAGGATGGACCAATGA
- a CDS encoding SUMF1/EgtB/PvdO family nonheme iron enzyme has product MGEIRNFRPGSQDEPPPHGSMPRRLAAIIVGDIASYSRMMQADEEGTHVRVKRIERDLIQPSIVEHHGALVKTTGDGFIAIFDSPVEAVRCSIVIQQNLIGRNASLPKHSRLEYRIGVNLGDVIVEPDDVYGDGVNIATRIEGIAEPGHVYISGAIYEQIKHKVVCGYESLGDRKVKNITDPVRVYRVLPDADAVGRTRGRRENTLIFLLGITLLVIATGALWYLLAQPRGRVGEQAATPAASPVASPSPLAPPREAATQTPQPSPSLASSPAPAPSPSVAPPSPSATPPREPEMIAIRGGSFAMGSNDDPTERPVHQVTVKPFSIGKYPVTVQEWNECAAAKACSFTATGKDDAPISNVSWTDAQQYAGYLAQATKKPYRLPSEAEWEYAARGGTQSKYWWGDKLQPGMAGCKDCGDLAAEQPAKVGSFKPNPFGLHDMGGGIDQWVEDCWHKTYQGAPTDGSAWSGGDCSSHVLRSGSWKNDARYVRPSNRDGYDTNVRYPTHGFRVALGP; this is encoded by the coding sequence ATGGGCGAAATTCGCAACTTCAGACCCGGAAGTCAGGATGAGCCGCCTCCGCACGGCTCAATGCCTCGTCGTCTCGCAGCCATCATCGTCGGTGACATCGCCTCCTACAGCCGCATGATGCAGGCCGACGAGGAGGGCACGCATGTCCGCGTCAAGCGGATCGAGCGTGATCTCATCCAGCCCAGCATCGTCGAACATCACGGGGCGCTGGTGAAGACGACGGGCGATGGCTTCATCGCGATCTTCGACAGTCCTGTCGAGGCCGTTCGCTGCAGCATCGTCATCCAGCAGAACCTCATCGGCCGCAATGCCTCGCTTCCGAAGCACTCCCGGCTCGAATACCGGATCGGCGTCAATCTCGGTGACGTGATCGTGGAGCCGGACGATGTCTATGGCGACGGAGTCAACATCGCCACTCGTATCGAGGGTATCGCCGAGCCCGGTCACGTCTATATCTCAGGCGCGATCTACGAGCAGATCAAGCACAAGGTGGTGTGCGGCTATGAGTCGCTCGGGGACCGCAAGGTCAAGAACATCACGGATCCGGTGCGCGTCTATCGCGTGCTGCCGGACGCAGATGCCGTCGGAAGAACGCGAGGACGGCGCGAGAATACTCTGATCTTTCTCCTTGGCATCACGCTGCTGGTGATTGCGACCGGCGCGCTGTGGTATCTGCTGGCGCAGCCGCGGGGTAGAGTGGGCGAGCAGGCCGCCACGCCGGCCGCATCCCCGGTCGCTTCCCCGAGCCCGCTGGCTCCGCCGCGCGAAGCGGCGACGCAAACGCCGCAACCATCTCCGTCATTGGCGTCGTCTCCGGCACCGGCGCCCAGCCCGTCGGTCGCGCCGCCCAGCCCATCGGCCACGCCGCCCCGCGAACCCGAGATGATCGCCATTCGCGGCGGCAGCTTTGCGATGGGAAGCAATGACGATCCGACCGAACGTCCTGTCCACCAGGTCACGGTCAAGCCGTTCTCGATCGGCAAATATCCGGTGACCGTGCAGGAATGGAACGAATGCGCGGCCGCAAAGGCGTGCAGCTTCACCGCTACCGGCAAAGACGATGCGCCGATCAGCAATGTGAGCTGGACCGACGCGCAGCAATATGCGGGGTATCTGGCGCAGGCGACCAAGAAGCCCTACCGGCTTCCGAGCGAAGCCGAATGGGAATACGCCGCGCGCGGCGGCACGCAGAGCAAATATTGGTGGGGCGACAAGCTCCAGCCAGGCATGGCCGGATGCAAGGATTGCGGTGACCTCGCGGCCGAGCAGCCGGCGAAGGTCGGCAGCTTCAAGCCGAATCCGTTCGGCCTCCACGACATGGGTGGCGGTATCGATCAATGGGTCGAGGACTGCTGGCACAAGACCTATCAGGGCGCGCCCACCGACGGCTCGGCATGGAGTGGCGGGGACTGCAGCTCGCACGTCCTGCGCTCGGGCTCGTGGAAGAACGATGCAAGATATGTGAGGCCATCCAATCGCGATGGTTACGACACCAATGTCCGTTATCCCACGCATGGATTCCGCGTCGCGCTCGGTCCGTAA
- a CDS encoding DUF4286 family protein, whose amino-acid sequence MPLAGKGMLLTSMNIDAANEADFNRWYDREHLEERVAIEGFLEARRYVAHAANPKYLSLYSTATLDVLDSPAYRARLANQTEWSRRSMAHFKDMLRVVARITISNGTGRGAALGVVRLRPTPDNAGAWRDALQEKLAPEKRDGIISMHLLESEPELSGATADIPAVRNEGVRDWFALIDGTHVGAVSAVIAERFTGPAASPFPLPVSVGTYSLMWDLAKSDIARG is encoded by the coding sequence ATGCCGCTCGCCGGAAAGGGCATGCTGCTGACGTCGATGAACATCGACGCAGCCAATGAGGCCGATTTCAACCGCTGGTACGATCGCGAACATCTGGAAGAGCGCGTCGCGATCGAGGGCTTTCTGGAAGCGCGGCGCTATGTCGCGCATGCCGCCAATCCCAAATATCTCTCGCTGTACTCGACCGCGACGCTCGACGTGCTCGACAGTCCCGCCTATCGGGCGCGGCTGGCCAACCAGACCGAATGGTCGCGGCGGAGCATGGCGCATTTCAAGGACATGCTCCGTGTCGTCGCGCGCATTACCATCAGCAACGGCACCGGCCGCGGCGCTGCGCTCGGCGTGGTGCGCCTGCGGCCGACGCCCGACAATGCCGGCGCATGGCGTGATGCACTGCAAGAAAAGCTGGCGCCGGAGAAGCGCGACGGCATCATCTCCATGCATCTGCTCGAGAGCGAGCCGGAATTGTCCGGCGCGACAGCGGACATTCCGGCGGTGCGCAACGAAGGCGTCCGCGACTGGTTCGCGCTGATCGACGGCACGCATGTCGGCGCTGTCTCGGCCGTGATCGCCGAGCGCTTCACCGGCCCTGCCGCATCACCCTTCCCGCTGCCCGTCTCGGTCGGGACTTACAGCCTGATGTGGGATCTCGCGAAGAGCGATATCGCGCGCGGCTGA
- a CDS encoding DUF4399 domain-containing protein — protein MKIIHCVALATAIAVHPGAAYSQGKTAPKDAKLYFITPHDGQKVRGGFWVRFGLRNMGVTHAGDDYQNAGHHHLLVDVNDPIDPKEPIPQDKSHLHFGAGQTETMLDLAPGTHTLQLVLGDAKHYPFEPPVVSEKITIRVRSPAAARSK, from the coding sequence ATGAAGATCATTCATTGTGTCGCATTGGCGACGGCGATCGCAGTGCACCCGGGCGCAGCCTACTCGCAGGGAAAGACCGCGCCAAAGGACGCAAAGCTCTATTTCATCACGCCGCACGATGGGCAGAAGGTTCGCGGTGGATTCTGGGTCCGGTTCGGGCTGCGCAACATGGGCGTGACGCATGCCGGCGACGATTACCAGAATGCCGGTCATCATCATCTGCTGGTCGACGTCAACGATCCCATCGATCCCAAGGAGCCGATCCCGCAGGACAAGTCGCACCTGCATTTCGGCGCAGGGCAGACCGAGACCATGCTGGACCTTGCGCCGGGGACTCACACCCTGCAGCTGGTGCTCGGCGACGCCAAGCACTATCCGTTCGAACCGCCGGTCGTGTCGGAGAAGATCACCATACGCGTCAGGTCGCCGGCTGCGGCCCGGAGCAAATGA
- a CDS encoding FAD-dependent oxidoreductase encodes MKPTDIAAPDYFHKVVDCQWACPAHTPVPEYIRLIAQGRYSDAYMINWKSNVFPGILGRTCDRPCEPACRRGRVEETPVAICRLKRVAADFKDDIRQRLPCPSPKNGKRVAFVGGGPASLTVARDLAPLGYHCTVFDADPEAGGMMRTQIPKFRLPNSVIDEETGYILGLGVDFKGGHRIESMKSLLAEKYDAIFVGSGAPRGRELDIPGRKEAAGNIHIGIEWLANVSFGHVDKIGKRVIVLGGGNTAMDCCRTARRLGGEKVTVIVRSGFEEMKASPWEKEDAIHEDIPILNYMVPVAFKHVAGKLIGVTFQHVKAEFDAKGRRNLVPSGDPDQTIPCDDVLVAVGQENAFPWIEQDCGIEFDKWHMPKVDPKTFASTNPKVFFGGDAAFGPKNIIWAVAHGHDAALSIHKMLSGEDITERPLPDVHVSSQKMGIHEWSYDNDISIDKRYKVPHRDKVIALKDIRAEVELGYDVKLALGEAERCLNCDVQTVFSTSLCIECDACADICPMDCITFTGNGEESDLRQRLKAPSPHPDQDLYVSSDLKTGRVMVKDEDVCLHCGLCAERCPTGAWDMQKYFIEMTHAGSTCPTKSRSAA; translated from the coding sequence ATGAAACCGACCGATATCGCGGCCCCCGACTACTTTCACAAAGTGGTCGATTGCCAATGGGCCTGTCCTGCGCACACCCCGGTTCCCGAATATATCCGACTGATCGCACAAGGCCGCTACAGCGACGCCTATATGATCAATTGGAAATCGAACGTGTTTCCCGGAATTCTGGGACGCACCTGCGATCGTCCATGCGAGCCGGCGTGCCGCCGCGGACGCGTCGAGGAGACGCCGGTCGCGATCTGCCGGCTCAAGCGCGTCGCCGCCGATTTCAAGGACGACATCAGGCAGCGCCTGCCGTGCCCCTCGCCGAAGAACGGCAAGCGCGTCGCCTTCGTCGGCGGTGGTCCGGCCTCGCTGACGGTGGCGCGCGATCTGGCGCCGCTCGGCTATCACTGCACCGTGTTCGATGCCGATCCCGAAGCCGGCGGCATGATGCGCACGCAGATCCCTAAATTCCGCCTGCCCAATTCGGTGATCGACGAGGAGACCGGCTACATCCTGGGTCTCGGCGTCGACTTCAAGGGCGGCCACCGCATCGAGAGCATGAAGTCGCTGCTCGCGGAGAAATACGACGCGATCTTCGTCGGCTCCGGCGCACCGCGCGGCCGCGAGCTCGACATTCCCGGCCGCAAGGAAGCGGCGGGCAACATCCATATCGGTATCGAATGGCTGGCCAACGTGTCATTCGGCCATGTCGACAAGATCGGCAAGCGCGTGATCGTGCTCGGCGGCGGCAACACCGCGATGGATTGCTGCCGCACCGCGCGCCGCCTCGGCGGCGAGAAAGTCACGGTGATCGTGCGCTCCGGCTTCGAGGAGATGAAGGCCTCGCCGTGGGAGAAGGAGGACGCAATCCACGAGGATATTCCGATCCTCAATTACATGGTGCCGGTGGCATTCAAGCACGTCGCCGGCAAGCTCATCGGCGTCACCTTCCAGCACGTCAAAGCCGAATTTGACGCCAAAGGCCGCCGTAACCTCGTGCCTTCGGGCGACCCCGATCAGACCATTCCCTGCGACGACGTGCTGGTCGCGGTCGGCCAGGAGAACGCCTTCCCCTGGATCGAGCAGGATTGCGGCATCGAGTTCGACAAATGGCACATGCCCAAGGTCGATCCCAAGACATTCGCCTCGACCAATCCAAAGGTGTTCTTCGGCGGCGATGCTGCATTCGGCCCGAAGAACATCATCTGGGCGGTGGCGCACGGCCATGACGCCGCGCTGTCGATCCACAAGATGCTCTCGGGCGAAGACATTACCGAGCGTCCGCTGCCCGACGTGCATGTCTCATCGCAGAAGATGGGCATCCACGAATGGAGCTATGACAACGACATCTCGATCGACAAACGCTACAAGGTGCCGCATCGCGACAAGGTGATCGCGCTGAAGGACATCCGCGCCGAGGTCGAGCTCGGCTACGACGTCAAGCTGGCGTTGGGCGAAGCCGAGCGCTGCCTGAATTGTGACGTCCAGACCGTGTTCTCGACCTCGCTCTGCATCGAGTGCGATGCCTGCGCCGACATCTGCCCGATGGATTGCATCACCTTCACCGGCAACGGCGAAGAAAGCGATTTGCGCCAGCGCCTGAAGGCACCCTCGCCGCATCCGGACCAGGACCTCTACGTCTCCTCGGATCTCAAAACCGGGCGCGTAATGGTGAAGGACGAGGACGTCTGCCTGCATTGCGGGCTGTGCGCCGAGCGTTGTCCCACCGGCGCCTGGGACATGCAGAAATATTTCATCGAGATGACCCACGCAGGTTCGACATGCCCGACAAAAAGCCGATCAGCAGCGTAA
- a CDS encoding SRPBCC family protein — protein sequence MTEASSETRSVVIEREFAFPAERLWRALTQPHLIEEWLMKNDFKPSVGHRFNLRGEWGGVLDCEVLTIEPQKTLAYTWNFSHEDAAFDLKSVVTFTLTPTGAGTHLRVEQAGFSPTQKQAYGGAHAGWKQFLAKLDEVLARGE from the coding sequence ATGACCGAAGCCTCAAGCGAAACGCGCTCCGTCGTGATCGAGCGCGAATTCGCCTTCCCGGCCGAGCGGCTCTGGCGCGCGCTGACGCAGCCGCATCTGATCGAGGAATGGCTGATGAAGAACGACTTCAAGCCGTCAGTCGGTCATCGCTTCAATCTTCGCGGCGAATGGGGCGGCGTGCTGGACTGCGAGGTGCTCACCATCGAGCCGCAGAAGACGCTCGCCTACACCTGGAATTTCTCGCATGAGGACGCCGCGTTCGACCTCAAGAGCGTCGTCACCTTCACGCTGACTCCGACCGGCGCGGGCACGCACTTACGCGTCGAGCAGGCGGGCTTCAGCCCGACGCAGAAGCAGGCTTACGGCGGCGCGCATGCCGGCTGGAAGCAGTTCCTTGCCAAGCTGGACGAGGTGCTGGCGCGGGGAGAATAG
- a CDS encoding 2-oxoacid:ferredoxin oxidoreductase subunit beta: protein MTYIAKPKFHHPGLKKNELGYTHRDYEGKISTLCAGCGHDSITASIIEACYELSIEPHRVAKISGIGCSSKTPDYFLGNSHGFNSVHGRMPSVLTGANLANRDLIYLGVSGDGDSASIGFGQFAHSIRRGVNMTYIVENNGVYGLTKGQFSATADRGSKSKKGVTNTDNAIDLVAIALQLGATFVARSFSGDKTQLVPLIAAAIRHKGASFIDVISPCIAFNNHAGSTKSFDYVREHNDAVNRLDVLVGRDPIAVDYAPGTVQMVEQHDGSKIALRKIDADYDPHDRLGAQTFLARHAAKGQIVTGLLYVDPDAEDLHEHLNTVETPLNTLEADTLCPGSAVLDKINASLR, encoded by the coding sequence ATGACCTACATCGCAAAGCCGAAATTCCATCATCCCGGCCTCAAGAAGAACGAGCTCGGCTACACGCATCGCGACTACGAGGGCAAGATCTCGACGCTGTGCGCCGGCTGCGGTCACGATTCGATCACGGCTTCGATCATCGAGGCCTGCTACGAGCTCTCGATCGAGCCGCACCGGGTGGCGAAGATCTCCGGCATCGGCTGCTCGTCGAAGACGCCGGACTATTTCCTCGGCAATTCGCACGGCTTCAACTCCGTGCACGGCCGCATGCCCAGCGTGCTGACCGGCGCCAACCTCGCCAACCGCGATCTGATCTATCTCGGCGTCTCCGGCGACGGCGATTCCGCCTCGATCGGGTTCGGCCAGTTCGCACACTCGATCCGGCGCGGCGTCAACATGACCTACATCGTCGAGAACAACGGCGTCTACGGGCTGACCAAGGGCCAGTTCTCGGCCACCGCCGATCGCGGCTCGAAGTCCAAGAAGGGCGTCACCAACACCGACAACGCCATCGACCTCGTTGCGATCGCGCTGCAGCTGGGCGCCACCTTCGTCGCGCGCAGCTTCTCCGGCGACAAGACCCAGCTGGTGCCGCTGATCGCGGCCGCGATCCGCCACAAGGGCGCGTCCTTCATCGACGTCATCAGCCCCTGCATCGCCTTCAACAACCACGCCGGCTCGACCAAGAGCTTTGATTATGTCCGCGAGCACAACGACGCCGTGAACCGGCTCGACGTGCTGGTCGGCCGCGACCCCATCGCGGTGGACTATGCGCCGGGCACGGTGCAAATGGTCGAGCAGCATGACGGCAGCAAGATCGCGCTGCGCAAGATCGACGCCGACTACGATCCGCATGACCGGCTGGGCGCCCAGACCTTCCTCGCGCGGCACGCCGCCAAGGGGCAGATCGTCACGGGTCTCCTTTACGTCGACCCCGACGCCGAAGATCTGCACGAGCATCTCAACACGGTCGAGACGCCGCTCAACACGCTGGAAGCGGACACGCTGTGCCCGGGTTCGGCCGTGCTGGACAAGATCAACGCCAGCCTGCGGTGA
- a CDS encoding DsrE family protein produces MNRRNIVWSAISALGAAFGASSAKAATEAGAGNKLKVVYHLSDAEKVNFVLGNIQNHIDGVGGPDHVTIALVIHGPALKAFHSAQANPDISKRVGEFSKDGVELAACGNTMKAQNVTLTELLPGFVSAEKGGVVRLAELQSQGYLYLRP; encoded by the coding sequence ATGAACCGGCGGAACATCGTGTGGAGCGCTATCTCGGCCCTGGGCGCAGCATTCGGTGCCTCCAGCGCGAAAGCCGCGACGGAAGCGGGCGCGGGTAACAAGCTCAAAGTGGTCTACCATCTCAGCGATGCCGAGAAGGTCAATTTCGTGCTGGGCAACATCCAGAACCACATCGACGGCGTCGGCGGTCCTGATCACGTCACGATCGCGCTGGTGATCCACGGGCCGGCGCTGAAGGCATTCCACTCGGCGCAGGCCAACCCCGACATCAGCAAGCGCGTGGGCGAATTCTCCAAGGATGGCGTCGAGCTCGCCGCGTGCGGCAACACGATGAAGGCGCAGAACGTGACGCTCACCGAGCTGCTGCCGGGCTTCGTGAGCGCGGAAAAAGGCGGCGTGGTTCGTTTGGCTGAGCTGCAGTCGCAGGGGTATCTGTATCTGCGGCCGTAG